The genomic region TTGCTTTAGATATAAGGATCTCGTGAGCTTTTAGAAGCATTTTAAACTCCATTAAATGCTCACACTGCAATATTTGTTCGGTGATGCCAGAGATCTTCTCAATAAGCTGTGATCTGTTCGTCTGGCTTTGTTTACGATAATGTGCTATGGCCTCGCGACTGTTCTGCTTCCGATTTAGGTAAACGAAGAGCAGTTCCTCCTTAAATGGAGGATCAAAATCTACCGTGAAAACTGAAGCTGCTTCGTTTTTACGTTGAAAGCTGATGGGGTGGTCGTGCCTTGCTGCAGCAATATCGTAACCACTGCCACCAAAAGTTTCAGCTAGTAGTTTATAGGCATCGATTTCAAGCCAGTTCGCGATATTATTAATAAGCGTGGAGGAAGTTCCAAGTCCCCATTTTCTATTAAAATCCTGATATGTTTTAATGTCATATCCAGACTTAAACTTCTCTGGTTTTAAAGAATAACAGTATTTCAGGATTTGTTTTAAACGTTTCGCAATTTCTTGTTGTTCAGGGCTCTCCAGGGAGGAAGCTTCGGTTAAGAACTCACCTTTATTTATTTGAAAATTAGCTTTGAACCAGGTCTTGTTATTTTCATCAAGACTTTCCCAGGAAATGACTACAGACTCATTTGCCTCAATTTCCAACGACTGACCCTTCTTTGTGGGTAAGGCTAAAGATTTAGCGCCATCCAAAATGGCATATTCTCCGGTTAGTAATAATTTACCGTTGCTGTGATATTTCTGCATTAGCTTCTTATTCTTTCAAGTTGTTCGATCACTCCGCTATGTGTAATAGTGTTTTTGGTGAAGTAGGTGATCATTTGTTGTTTCTCGTCTTCGGTAGCCTGTTGCTGGTTGAGAATGTTCATCAAGTGCATTTTCATGTGTCCTTGCTGAATTCCCGTAGTAGTAAGTGATTTTACAGCAGCAAAATTTTGGGCTAACCCGGCAACGGCGGTGATTTTCATTAGCTCTTCCGCAGAAGGATCCTGTAGCATATTTAGTGCAAGTTTTACTAATGGATGCAGTGAGGTAAGGCCTCCAACTGTTCCCAATGCAAGCGGAATTTCCATCCAGAAATGGAAAATGCCCTCTTCGACCTTAGCGTGAGTCAGGCTTGTGTATTTTCCATTTCTGGAAGCATACGCATGAATTCCGGCTTCAACAGCACGAAAATCATTTCCGGTAGCCAGTACAACGGCGTCAATACCGTTCATAATCCCTTTGTTATGGGTAACTGCCCGATAAGGCTCGATTTCTGCAATTTTAATAGCTTGAATAAACTTTTCTGCGAAATCTTCTCCCTGTATTTCAGGATTGTCTGATAGTTGATCTACCGGACAGGAAACTTCTGCTCTAACAATACACTCTGGAACATAATTCGAAAGAATGCTCATAACAATTTCCAGCTGCTTTTCTTCTTCTGAAAAATAATCGGTCTCTCTGGCCTGTTTGCGCAGCACTTCTGCAAATTTCTCCAGGCAGGAATTAATGAAATTCGCACCCATAGAATCACGCGTATCGAATTTTACAAATAGCTGGTAGTAATTATCAAGGTCTGAAGTTTTATCTATTAATTCAAGATCCAGAATACCACCACCACGTTTTTCCATATTCCTGGTGATTGGAGCTACTGCGTCGATCATTTTTTGACGGTTTTCTTCAAAAAATTGATGCAGATGTTCCTTCCTGCCCTTG from Christiangramia sp. OXR-203 harbors:
- a CDS encoding GYDIA family GHMP kinase, producing the protein MQKYHSNGKLLLTGEYAILDGAKSLALPTKKGQSLEIEANESVVISWESLDENNKTWFKANFQINKGEFLTEASSLESPEQQEIAKRLKQILKYCYSLKPEKFKSGYDIKTYQDFNRKWGLGTSSTLINNIANWLEIDAYKLLAETFGGSGYDIAAARHDHPISFQRKNEAASVFTVDFDPPFKEELLFVYLNRKQNSREAIAHYRKQSQTNRSQLIEKISGITEQILQCEHLMEFKMLLKAHEILISKAINSPRIQDQLFPDYDGLIKSLGGWGGDFMLATGNEASKSYFRNKGYHDILSYSEMIK
- a CDS encoding hydroxymethylglutaryl-CoA reductase, degradative; the encoded protein is MTKPVNGFSKLSKQQKIEWLADNYLSKTPEAVAILQNYWNTDESLQKLHDEFIENTISNYYLPFGIAPNFEINDRLYAIPMAIEESSVVAAASKAAKFWGERGGFKAEVINMTKIGQVHFMFKGRKEHLHQFFEENRQKMIDAVAPITRNMEKRGGGILDLELIDKTSDLDNYYQLFVKFDTRDSMGANFINSCLEKFAEVLRKQARETDYFSEEEKQLEIVMSILSNYVPECIVRAEVSCPVDQLSDNPEIQGEDFAEKFIQAIKIAEIEPYRAVTHNKGIMNGIDAVVLATGNDFRAVEAGIHAYASRNGKYTSLTHAKVEEGIFHFWMEIPLALGTVGGLTSLHPLVKLALNMLQDPSAEELMKITAVAGLAQNFAAVKSLTTTGIQQGHMKMHLMNILNQQQATEDEKQQMITYFTKNTITHSGVIEQLERIRS